From the Acaryochloris thomasi RCC1774 genome, one window contains:
- a CDS encoding VanZ family protein — protein MRSQASKRNSGPVSTLLKFIFGLLLAVATHQTLTPKAIDAFDSPPDKLVHFLCWAVLSAALYLAFHQAGRYRTLLMALFGYSVILEIGQHWVPGRHFSGEDMIANGIGCLFMYAIVKLIEWRWPAVKAKET, from the coding sequence TTGCGATCGCAAGCTTCAAAGAGGAATTCAGGCCCAGTGTCAACGCTGTTGAAATTTATTTTTGGGCTGCTGTTAGCAGTCGCAACTCACCAAACTCTAACGCCCAAAGCGATTGACGCATTCGATTCCCCTCCAGATAAGCTGGTGCATTTCCTGTGCTGGGCTGTCTTATCTGCGGCGCTATATTTGGCATTTCATCAAGCGGGTCGCTACAGAACTCTACTCATGGCTTTATTTGGATATTCTGTCATCTTAGAGATTGGGCAACATTGGGTGCCCGGTCGGCATTTCTCTGGCGAAGATATGATTGCCAACGGCATCGGCTGTTTGTTCATGTATGCCATTGTCAAACTCATTGAATGGCGGTGGCCTGCCGTCAAAGCAAAAGAGACATGA
- a CDS encoding mechanosensitive ion channel family protein: MIEAILQQPWLLWSIGLMVGFPLAMVGLNEGILKLQRQRKALANTLKIIRNWVMPTLVLFLFVTQVMGLDPDLTPIRLVQTLLLLATMNMGLSFVNIMLFVEAGSNTWQAQVPKLLRDLVRFFLILMGTALVLSLVWKTDLGGLITALGVSSIVIGLALQDTLGNLFSGIALLFGRPFKVGDWLQLGETVGKVNEVNWRAVHLMTREQEMLIIPNSVLAKEIFKNYNQPIKMHVEPVDVGFSYNDPPNKVKRVMLEVALATKGVLEKPPPVIQTINYNDSSIDYRVRLFLADYSKVPQIRDEFMTRVWYAANRYGLNIPFPIRTVFHQQMEPANLETERTRMLEELRSLPSFAIVESDTLTDLLPDLEVKSFGQGETIIRQGDTGVKLHLILKGQVKVSVNNRGLETEIDRFARGEFFGTLTLLSNEPTPNTVIALDDLEVVVFETEALHIMLARTPRLAQEMGAVIEARRSAIELVRQPSSRVG; encoded by the coding sequence ATGATTGAAGCAATTCTTCAGCAACCCTGGCTTCTGTGGAGCATTGGGTTGATGGTGGGTTTCCCGCTAGCGATGGTGGGTCTCAACGAGGGGATTTTAAAGCTGCAGCGGCAGCGCAAAGCGCTCGCTAATACGCTCAAGATTATCCGTAACTGGGTGATGCCGACCCTCGTCCTGTTCTTATTCGTCACTCAGGTGATGGGATTAGATCCCGATTTAACCCCCATTCGCCTGGTGCAGACGCTGCTGCTGTTAGCCACCATGAATATGGGCCTATCGTTCGTCAACATCATGCTGTTTGTGGAGGCGGGGTCCAACACATGGCAGGCTCAGGTGCCCAAGCTGCTGCGGGATCTGGTGCGCTTTTTCCTGATTTTGATGGGGACAGCCCTGGTCCTTTCTCTTGTCTGGAAGACCGATCTAGGGGGCTTGATCACGGCTTTAGGCGTCAGCTCGATCGTTATCGGTCTGGCCCTTCAGGACACGCTGGGCAACTTATTTTCTGGGATTGCGCTGCTGTTTGGTCGTCCCTTTAAGGTGGGGGACTGGCTGCAGCTTGGCGAGACGGTGGGTAAGGTCAATGAGGTGAACTGGCGAGCGGTGCATCTGATGACGCGCGAACAGGAGATGCTGATTATTCCAAACTCTGTACTGGCGAAGGAAATCTTTAAAAACTACAATCAACCGATCAAAATGCATGTGGAACCCGTAGATGTCGGTTTTTCATACAACGATCCGCCCAATAAGGTTAAGCGGGTGATGTTGGAGGTGGCACTGGCGACGAAGGGCGTGCTAGAGAAGCCTCCCCCTGTGATTCAGACGATTAACTATAACGATTCTTCGATCGATTATCGGGTGCGATTATTCTTGGCTGACTATTCAAAAGTGCCGCAGATTCGCGATGAATTTATGACAAGGGTTTGGTATGCCGCCAACCGCTATGGCTTGAATATTCCGTTCCCGATTCGGACTGTGTTTCATCAGCAAATGGAGCCTGCAAATCTCGAAACGGAACGCACAAGGATGCTGGAGGAGTTGCGATCGCTTCCTTCCTTTGCCATAGTCGAGTCAGATACCTTGACTGATTTGCTGCCCGATCTGGAAGTCAAAAGCTTTGGTCAAGGAGAAACAATCATCCGCCAAGGCGATACTGGCGTTAAACTTCACCTCATTCTCAAAGGTCAAGTTAAGGTTAGCGTCAACAATCGGGGCCTTGAAACGGAAATCGATCGCTTTGCGCGGGGCGAATTTTTTGGCACCCTCACGCTCCTGAGCAACGAACCCACGCCTAACACTGTCATTGCCTTAGATGATCTGGAAGTTGTGGTGTTCGAAACCGAGGCACTTCATATTATGTTGGCTCGTACGCCCCGCCTCGCCCAAGAAATGGGAGCTGTCATTGAAGCTCGTCGTAGCGCCATTGAGTTAGTCCGGCAGCCCTCATCCCGAGTGGGTTAA
- a CDS encoding TldD/PmbA family protein — protein sequence MEFDLHTALNALDLDADWVGLRQVSETTHTHFVRDAKPQANGRSQTKGLMVEVLAQGQFGYAATNHLDSASIQAAADRALQQATATAQWGVHEFTADVRPATTGTYQSPVQKPYDHLKVADLTDLLTQVCQTLKVSDKIVRTSAFAQVLETEQKFVSSNGADIEQTLWIVITDYGVTAQDGGITQKRTDNGWFARCYQGGVEVMDSQAILSRCQNIGEQAVELLTAEECPTTTTTLVLAPDQMMLQIHESVGHPLELDRILGDERNYAGSSFVNLADFGDLVYGSPLMNITFDPTVSEELGSYAFDDSGLEAKREYLIRNGKLIRGLGSLESQVRTNTPGVANSRASSWNRAPIDRMANLNLEPGHSTFDEMIESIEHGVYMESNRSWSIDDYRNKFQFGCEYGRLIENGKFTKTLRNPNYRGITNDFWGNLDQVGDRSTLQIYGTPACGKGEPNQVIRVGHASPVCAFKEIEVFGGVA from the coding sequence ATGGAGTTTGATTTACACACAGCCCTCAACGCGCTCGATCTTGATGCTGATTGGGTAGGGCTTCGTCAGGTTTCAGAAACGACCCATACTCATTTCGTCCGTGATGCAAAACCTCAGGCAAATGGGCGTAGCCAGACAAAAGGTTTGATGGTTGAAGTGTTGGCCCAGGGGCAATTTGGCTACGCTGCTACGAACCATCTCGATTCGGCTAGCATTCAGGCGGCTGCAGACCGAGCGCTTCAGCAGGCCACTGCCACCGCCCAGTGGGGAGTGCATGAATTTACTGCAGACGTACGACCCGCCACTACAGGGACGTATCAATCGCCTGTGCAAAAGCCCTATGATCATTTGAAGGTTGCAGACCTCACGGATTTGCTAACTCAGGTCTGCCAAACGCTAAAGGTTTCTGACAAGATTGTCCGCACCAGCGCTTTTGCTCAAGTTTTAGAAACCGAGCAAAAATTCGTCAGCAGCAACGGGGCTGATATTGAGCAAACCCTTTGGATCGTGATTACTGATTACGGCGTTACGGCCCAGGATGGCGGCATCACCCAGAAGCGGACAGATAACGGCTGGTTTGCCCGCTGCTATCAAGGCGGGGTTGAGGTGATGGACTCTCAAGCGATTTTGAGTCGCTGTCAAAACATCGGTGAGCAAGCCGTCGAACTCCTGACGGCGGAGGAATGCCCTACGACCACAACGACGCTGGTGCTGGCACCCGACCAAATGATGCTGCAGATTCATGAGAGCGTCGGTCACCCATTAGAGCTAGACCGGATTCTAGGAGATGAGCGCAACTACGCAGGGTCGAGTTTTGTAAACTTGGCGGACTTTGGCGATTTGGTCTATGGCTCTCCGCTGATGAATATTACCTTTGACCCCACAGTTTCAGAAGAATTGGGTAGCTATGCTTTTGACGATAGCGGCCTTGAAGCCAAGCGGGAGTATCTGATCCGCAACGGCAAACTGATTCGTGGGTTGGGGAGCTTAGAAAGTCAGGTCCGCACCAATACGCCGGGGGTTGCTAACTCCAGGGCTTCTTCCTGGAACCGTGCCCCTATTGATCGAATGGCGAACCTTAATTTGGAGCCGGGGCACAGCACCTTTGATGAGATGATCGAGTCTATCGAACACGGCGTGTATATGGAGTCCAATCGGTCTTGGTCGATTGATGACTATCGCAATAAGTTTCAGTTTGGCTGTGAGTACGGTCGCCTAATTGAAAATGGCAAGTTTACGAAAACGCTGCGGAACCCGAACTATCGCGGGATTACCAATGATTTTTGGGGCAATCTGGATCAGGTGGGAGATCGCAGCACCCTGCAGATCTACGGCACGCCAGCCTGTGGGAAAGGCGAACCGAATCAGGTGATCCGAGTGGGGCATGCCTCGCCGGTCTGTGCCTTCAAAGAGATTGAGGTATTTGGAGGTGTGGCGTGA
- a CDS encoding type IV pilin-like G/H family protein has protein sequence MCDDSNAGLNAPTPQKKGNFPVLVWILGGCVCLTLGGSFAMILLAIALPFSLNQIDIARDEADAARNEVNTEKESEAKSNLGTLNRAQQAFHLENSIFAQELETLDARPSGQYFTHQVVPQTNSKSAIATATPVRSVLKSYTGFAFILGSTSAEYKFVSGICDTNFPIR, from the coding sequence ATGTGTGATGACTCAAATGCCGGACTCAATGCCCCAACGCCACAAAAGAAAGGTAATTTTCCAGTCCTTGTCTGGATTTTAGGCGGGTGTGTTTGTCTCACTTTGGGTGGTTCCTTTGCGATGATTTTACTTGCGATCGCACTTCCTTTTTCCCTCAATCAGATTGATATTGCTAGGGATGAAGCTGATGCTGCTAGAAATGAAGTCAATACAGAAAAAGAATCTGAAGCTAAATCAAATTTGGGCACCTTGAATCGGGCACAGCAAGCCTTTCACTTAGAAAACAGTATTTTTGCTCAAGAACTCGAGACCCTGGATGCTCGGCCCAGTGGTCAATACTTTACTCATCAAGTTGTCCCTCAAACAAATTCAAAAAGTGCGATCGCAACAGCAACTCCCGTACGATCTGTGTTGAAGAGCTACACAGGCTTTGCATTCATCTTGGGTTCTACTTCTGCTGAATATAAATTCGTTTCAGGGATCTGTGATACCAATTTCCCTATCAGATGA
- a CDS encoding adenylate/guanylate cyclase domain-containing protein produces MLLAVSISSILVIALIGYESGKTALRRSIFNQLTSLREAKIQELQDLSQRTDRQIHVLSINPTLIQAAQAFKGSYNELTKASIPPQWNIAISQYYEKEFIPKLAENSQGEPNAATYQPSTPQDRYLQYQYTIKSSDFEEKVLIDNPQDGSTFSKVHQQFHPFLREYVETYELEDLFIIDPETGNVVYTTYKGTDFATNLKTGPFSESVLAKAFRKVVEEGEDQFVAFVDFEPYRPSHNDPAAIQATPVFKDGKMIAVLALQASSVELNNIMTSRARWKEVGLGDSGETYVVGPDYFMRSDSRFLTEEPEKYFAALETQGVPKSEIERIRELESTILNQEVKTEAVEAALQGQRGTRIVDDYRGIPVLSAYGPLEGDHNWVLLAEIDESEAFAPIQAFQRRVLITTVLIVLVVTLAALLLSHLFVRPIRLLNQGFDRFSKGNTDVKVEIDSKDEFHELAQSFNQMVQVLQKKTQQLQETSQENEELLLSILPGPVAQRIKKGEDKIADSFPNVTVLFADLLGFSDFAETVSADETVALLNELVSAFDEAADRHGVEKVKTIGSGYMAVSGLSVPRLDHTKRVVDFATEMVQIVQRFNQTRQTQLQARIGVNSGPVVAGIVGRSKFIYDLWGDTVNIAHHMQTEGQGDSIQVTASIHDQLKDFYEFRHVNETSLGKKEGLETWLIKV; encoded by the coding sequence ATGTTGTTGGCCGTGAGCATCAGCTCGATTTTGGTGATTGCCCTCATCGGTTATGAGAGCGGCAAAACAGCGCTCAGGCGCAGCATCTTTAATCAGCTCACTAGCCTACGAGAAGCTAAAATCCAGGAACTGCAAGATCTCAGTCAACGGACGGATCGGCAGATTCACGTTCTGAGCATAAACCCTACACTGATTCAGGCTGCCCAGGCCTTTAAAGGCAGCTATAACGAGCTGACGAAGGCATCCATCCCGCCTCAGTGGAATATAGCCATTAGCCAGTACTACGAAAAAGAGTTCATCCCCAAGCTCGCAGAAAATTCTCAGGGCGAACCCAACGCTGCAACCTATCAACCCTCTACCCCACAGGATCGATATCTGCAGTACCAGTACACGATTAAGTCCTCTGACTTTGAGGAAAAGGTATTAATTGATAATCCCCAAGACGGCAGCACCTTTAGCAAGGTACATCAGCAATTCCATCCTTTTTTACGGGAATATGTTGAAACCTATGAGCTAGAAGACTTATTTATTATCGATCCAGAGACAGGCAATGTGGTCTACACCACCTATAAGGGAACTGATTTTGCGACCAATCTGAAGACCGGCCCATTCTCCGAGAGCGTACTTGCAAAGGCCTTTCGTAAGGTGGTCGAAGAAGGTGAAGATCAGTTCGTTGCGTTTGTCGATTTTGAACCCTATCGCCCCTCTCATAATGATCCAGCCGCGATTCAGGCGACGCCGGTTTTTAAGGACGGTAAAATGATTGCAGTGCTTGCTCTTCAGGCGTCTTCTGTGGAGTTGAATAACATTATGACCAGTCGCGCCCGCTGGAAGGAGGTAGGATTGGGCGATTCAGGTGAGACCTATGTTGTCGGGCCTGATTATTTTATGCGTTCTGACTCGCGCTTTTTGACAGAGGAGCCTGAAAAATATTTCGCAGCTTTGGAAACACAGGGAGTACCTAAGTCTGAAATTGAGCGTATTCGAGAGCTGGAATCAACGATCTTAAATCAGGAAGTTAAGACCGAAGCTGTAGAGGCGGCCCTGCAGGGTCAGCGAGGCACTCGCATCGTTGATGATTATCGCGGCATTCCGGTCCTTAGTGCCTATGGGCCACTTGAGGGGGATCATAACTGGGTCTTGCTGGCTGAAATTGACGAATCAGAAGCATTTGCCCCGATCCAAGCCTTCCAAAGGCGGGTCTTAATTACGACCGTTCTGATTGTTCTGGTCGTGACGCTAGCGGCTTTGCTGCTTTCTCATCTGTTCGTGCGGCCCATCCGCCTCTTAAACCAGGGCTTTGATCGGTTCAGCAAGGGCAACACTGACGTCAAGGTCGAAATTGACTCTAAGGATGAGTTCCACGAGCTGGCGCAGTCTTTCAATCAAATGGTGCAGGTTCTGCAGAAAAAAACGCAGCAACTGCAGGAAACCAGTCAAGAAAACGAGGAATTATTGCTTAGCATCCTGCCGGGGCCGGTGGCTCAACGCATTAAGAAGGGAGAAGATAAGATTGCCGATAGCTTCCCCAACGTGACGGTTCTGTTTGCTGACCTCCTCGGCTTCTCTGACTTCGCAGAAACCGTCTCTGCGGATGAGACGGTGGCTTTGCTCAATGAATTGGTGAGTGCCTTTGATGAGGCGGCTGACCGGCACGGTGTTGAGAAAGTGAAGACCATTGGCAGTGGCTATATGGCCGTGAGCGGCCTCTCTGTCCCGAGGCTTGATCACACCAAGCGCGTTGTCGATTTTGCCACGGAAATGGTGCAGATCGTCCAGCGATTTAATCAAACCCGTCAAACTCAGTTGCAGGCCCGGATTGGCGTTAATTCTGGCCCCGTGGTCGCTGGAATCGTGGGACGCAGCAAGTTTATCTATGATTTATGGGGCGATACAGTCAACATCGCCCATCATATGCAGACGGAGGGCCAGGGCGACTCGATTCAGGTCACGGCCAGCATTCATGATCAGCTCAAAGATTTTTATGAGTTCCGTCATGTCAACGAGACTTCTCTGGGCAAGAAAGAGGGATTAGAGACTTGGCTAATCAAGGTATAA
- a CDS encoding TldD/PmbA family protein: protein MNLLETWESTFNQLGDILLENLISDEQLVIEMGGEQSHFMRFNKAQVRQSGIVTDATVKLRLITEQRTAYASFPFTGDLAIDSAAGLDNLSYLREIIPQLPEDPYVILPQNQGSSHEVYAGQLLPPEQAATAILENMGNVDFTGLYTSGPVVRANRNSAGQKHWFATETFVLDYSMITPTEKAVKSIYAGANWQQKQYKEHIAQSKKQLVVMERPVKTVPPGKYRTYFAPEAVAEMISMLSWGAVSEASMRQGGSALAKLREGKSLSSKLSLRENFHLGTVPRFNDLGEVAPEDVPIVTAGQLTNTLVSSRTAKEYGVSSNAAAGSEGMRSAEMLPGKLASEDIVTQLDTGLYLSNLHYLNWSDRNGGRITGMTRFACFWVEKGEIKQPIKDLRFDESLYSFWGENLEAITDFQELVPEVDTYEARSLGGAKVPGMLVQDFTFTL from the coding sequence GTGAATTTGCTAGAAACGTGGGAATCGACCTTTAATCAACTGGGCGATATTTTGCTTGAGAATCTCATAAGCGATGAGCAGCTCGTGATTGAAATGGGTGGCGAGCAGAGTCACTTCATGCGCTTCAACAAGGCTCAGGTGCGCCAGTCAGGTATTGTTACTGACGCTACCGTAAAACTGCGGTTGATTACTGAACAGCGGACGGCCTATGCCTCATTCCCGTTTACAGGCGATTTGGCAATTGATAGTGCTGCCGGTCTAGACAATCTGAGCTATCTGCGTGAGATTATTCCTCAGTTGCCCGAAGATCCCTATGTGATTTTGCCTCAGAATCAAGGCTCTAGTCATGAGGTGTATGCAGGGCAGCTTTTACCGCCTGAGCAAGCGGCCACTGCCATTCTAGAGAATATGGGGAATGTTGATTTTACGGGGCTATATACATCGGGACCGGTGGTGCGAGCAAACCGCAATTCTGCGGGACAAAAGCATTGGTTTGCGACAGAAACCTTTGTGCTGGACTACTCGATGATTACACCGACTGAGAAAGCGGTGAAATCTATCTATGCAGGTGCGAACTGGCAGCAAAAGCAGTACAAAGAACACATTGCCCAATCGAAAAAGCAGCTCGTCGTTATGGAACGGCCAGTCAAAACGGTGCCGCCGGGTAAATATCGGACTTACTTTGCACCTGAGGCTGTGGCAGAGATGATTTCAATGCTGTCTTGGGGGGCTGTCAGTGAGGCTTCCATGCGCCAAGGCGGGAGTGCTCTAGCGAAGCTGCGAGAAGGAAAGTCACTCTCATCAAAACTATCTTTGAGAGAGAACTTCCATTTGGGTACGGTGCCTCGCTTCAATGATCTGGGAGAAGTTGCACCGGAGGATGTACCGATTGTGACGGCAGGCCAGCTTACAAATACGCTAGTGAGTTCCCGGACGGCGAAGGAATATGGGGTATCAAGTAATGCGGCTGCGGGTTCCGAGGGAATGAGATCGGCAGAGATGCTGCCAGGGAAGCTGGCTTCGGAAGATATTGTGACGCAGTTAGATACGGGGCTGTATCTGTCGAATTTACATTATCTGAACTGGAGCGATCGCAACGGTGGTCGCATCACAGGCATGACCCGCTTTGCCTGCTTCTGGGTAGAAAAAGGCGAAATTAAGCAGCCGATTAAAGACTTGCGATTTGATGAGAGTCTCTATTCTTTTTGGGGCGAAAATCTAGAGGCGATTACCGACTTTCAAGAGCTAGTTCCTGAGGTGGATACCTATGAGGCGCGATCGTTAGGTGGTGCAAAAGTGCCTGGAATGCTGGTACAAGATTTTACCTTTACGCTTTAA
- a CDS encoding CsgG/HfaB family protein, translating into MQLFSTFKSAAVQGAVALVVIGAGFTGTAAIAQTKPTISVPEFKNETTWWWWRGGTSRELADALSNELSATGSFKVVERQKLDAVLDEQELAELGLVRQGTRAKTGQLTGAQYVVLGKVTSYEEGVNKKSQGANVGGINLGGIRLGGGGRKKKQQAYVAIDLRVVDTTTGEVTHSRTVEGRATSKSKGVSGGVSLLGVNVGGDDSEESRAPVGKALRAALIESTDYLSCVMYEKNGCESDYRAKDRGRRERTKGVLDLD; encoded by the coding sequence ATGCAACTATTTTCTACATTCAAATCTGCCGCCGTACAGGGGGCTGTTGCGCTTGTTGTTATAGGCGCTGGGTTCACTGGGACAGCAGCTATCGCCCAGACTAAACCCACTATCTCAGTGCCAGAATTTAAGAATGAGACTACTTGGTGGTGGTGGAGAGGGGGCACCTCAAGGGAACTTGCAGATGCATTGAGTAACGAACTATCTGCAACAGGCAGCTTCAAAGTTGTTGAGCGTCAAAAGCTGGATGCAGTCCTTGATGAACAGGAGCTGGCTGAATTAGGTCTTGTGCGTCAAGGGACCAGAGCTAAGACGGGACAACTGACAGGCGCACAGTATGTTGTGCTTGGCAAAGTAACTTCTTACGAAGAAGGGGTCAACAAAAAGTCGCAGGGTGCCAACGTCGGCGGTATTAATCTGGGCGGGATTCGCCTAGGCGGTGGTGGACGCAAGAAAAAGCAGCAGGCGTATGTTGCAATTGATTTGAGAGTTGTTGATACGACAACGGGTGAAGTGACTCACTCACGGACCGTTGAGGGACGGGCAACCTCAAAATCTAAGGGCGTTAGCGGTGGCGTCAGTCTGCTCGGCGTCAACGTTGGTGGTGATGACTCTGAAGAGAGTCGGGCTCCTGTCGGTAAGGCGCTGCGCGCTGCATTAATTGAATCAACCGACTATCTTTCTTGTGTCATGTATGAAAAAAATGGTTGTGAAAGCGACTACCGGGCAAAAGATAGAGGCCGTCGGGAAAGAACAAAGGGCGTCCTTGACCTTGATTAG
- a CDS encoding WecB/TagA/CpsF family glycosyltransferase encodes MLHQLKHQALGTKAGTLPKINVIGSPVTALPFDDQMKVILHWAKSRLSKTVCVANTHMLVEAYRRPKFRAVLRRSDLVTPDGMPLVWMMKVMGALRQNRVAGMDIFLSLCEAAPRQETSIFLLGSQSAVLRQMQIKLEDEFPDLQIAGMEPLPFRPLTTLEDDELIQRINASGAGLVFLALGCPKQEAWIAQHKGRIRAVMLGVGGVFPVYAGIQKRAPRWIRESGLEWLYRLVQEPTRLWKRYGTTIPLFVYLALKQALQHKVANGYLKRSQV; translated from the coding sequence ATGCTTCATCAACTAAAACATCAAGCTTTAGGAACAAAGGCAGGCACTTTGCCAAAGATCAACGTCATTGGTTCGCCCGTCACAGCTTTGCCCTTTGACGACCAGATGAAAGTGATTCTGCATTGGGCAAAGTCTCGCTTGAGTAAGACGGTCTGCGTTGCCAACACTCATATGCTGGTTGAAGCTTACCGACGCCCTAAATTTCGGGCAGTTTTAAGAAGATCTGATTTGGTCACACCGGATGGTATGCCTCTGGTCTGGATGATGAAGGTGATGGGGGCGCTCAGGCAAAACCGGGTGGCGGGGATGGATATTTTCTTGTCTCTTTGTGAGGCAGCACCACGTCAAGAGACCAGTATCTTTTTGTTAGGTTCTCAGTCCGCTGTACTTCGGCAGATGCAGATCAAGCTAGAGGATGAGTTCCCTGATTTGCAGATTGCGGGCATGGAACCTCTACCGTTTCGACCACTCACGACTCTAGAGGATGATGAGCTGATTCAACGCATCAATGCTAGTGGAGCAGGTCTCGTATTTTTGGCGCTCGGCTGTCCCAAACAAGAGGCGTGGATTGCTCAACATAAGGGCCGTATTCGGGCCGTCATGCTGGGCGTCGGCGGCGTATTTCCGGTCTATGCTGGCATCCAAAAAAGAGCGCCCCGCTGGATTCGTGAGTCTGGCTTAGAGTGGCTATATCGCTTAGTGCAGGAGCCAACGCGCCTATGGAAGCGCTATGGAACAACGATTCCTTTGTTTGTATACCTAGCACTGAAGCAGGCACTGCAGCATAAGGTTGCCAATGGATATCTAAAGCGATCGCAAGTCTAA
- a CDS encoding HAD hydrolase-like protein, whose translation MKLLIFDFDGTLVDSLEIFIEATNCLAKKYGYSPIETSQIPQIRALSSRALIQQIPVARWRLPFFLQGLRQEVSKLATQIQLFDGAKEALTDLKNEGYCLGIVTSNAQSTVENFLVTQDLNTLFDFVHAGRGLLGKAGTLRRLVKRYRLQPSQVIYIGDETRDIEAAQQVQIPSIAVSWGFNSRVVLEQQQPDMIIDTPDDLLLAVQSCLVENASHFSHQ comes from the coding sequence ATGAAACTCCTTATTTTCGACTTCGACGGCACCCTCGTCGATTCCCTTGAAATTTTTATTGAAGCCACTAATTGTCTTGCCAAAAAGTATGGGTATTCTCCCATTGAGACCAGCCAGATTCCTCAGATTCGTGCGCTCAGTTCGCGAGCGCTCATTCAACAAATACCGGTGGCCCGCTGGCGACTACCCTTTTTTCTGCAAGGTCTGCGCCAAGAAGTCAGTAAGCTAGCGACTCAGATTCAGTTATTTGACGGCGCGAAAGAAGCACTCACTGACCTTAAAAACGAAGGCTACTGCCTCGGAATTGTGACGTCTAACGCTCAATCAACCGTGGAAAACTTCTTGGTAACCCAAGATCTCAATACTCTATTTGACTTTGTTCACGCAGGACGTGGCCTTCTGGGTAAAGCAGGCACTCTGCGGCGTCTGGTCAAACGATATCGTCTCCAGCCATCTCAAGTCATCTATATCGGAGATGAGACACGAGATATAGAAGCTGCACAGCAGGTCCAGATTCCCTCAATTGCAGTTAGCTGGGGCTTCAATAGCCGAGTTGTTTTAGAACAGCAACAGCCGGATATGATCATTGACACCCCTGATGACTTACTTCTGGCCGTTCAATCTTGTCTTGTAGAAAACGCTTCACATTTCTCACATCAATAA